From Apium graveolens cultivar Ventura unplaced genomic scaffold, ASM990537v1 ctg6989, whole genome shotgun sequence, a single genomic window includes:
- the LOC141703685 gene encoding uncharacterized protein LOC141703685: protein MVVHLPELLKVKMMERNQNKDVMFQCGLTPHLSGRLWQQYIVYAFTVVERYCLEWIKRNQKIIRSDLYNSICDSLRKGDSDTTCQGKNIILPATFTGSRRYMSWYFKDSLAICYSIGHPSFFLTMTYNTKWPEIQSMLQHMSGVNVADALDLVARVFKMKLDQLVDLIKNQNYFGRCTGLMYVIEFQKRGLPQAHMLIWIHLVDRPNTIEQIDDLVCAEIPHKETDPTRYNAVKNYMIHWPFGQDFSYSPCMSDGKCGPYFPKRYNGHTFFDDCGFPVYRRRMMDMIVEKNKQQLDNQFIVPYNRDLLLRFQCHVNLEICNNSRSLKYLFKYCLKGHDTATMMIRRKEGLPLNLEKGKTIDEVRHFLDGRYVCASEAAWRLLGYDIHYRYPSVERLPDHVEGGKNVTFNVNDTLEEVANKASNRKSKLEAWFVANKTIPGARDYTYQEFPRGFTWLHGQSK from the exons ATGGTGGTCCACCTCCCAGAATTATTGAAGGTGAAGATGATGGAGAGGAATCAAAACAAAGATGTTATGTTTCAATGCG GATTAACTCCTCACTTGAGTGGTCGTTTATGGCAACAATATATTGTTTATGCATTCACTGTAGTTGAACGGTACTGCCTGGAATGGATTAAACGGAATCAAAAAATTATTCGATCTGATCTATACAATTCCATATGTGACTCCTTGAGAAAAGGTGATTCTGATACAACATGCCAAGGGAAGAATATAATTTTACCTGCTACATTCACAGGTTCTCGGAGATATATGTCCTGGTATTTTAAGGACTCTCTTGCTATATGTTATAGTATTGGTCATCCATCATTCTTCTTGACAATGACTTACAACACTAAATGGCCAGAAATTCAGAGTATGCTCCAGCATATGTCTGGCGTTAATGTTGCAGATGCCCTGGATTTGGTTGCCCGTGTTTTTAAAATGAAGCTAGATCAATTGgttgatttaataaaaaatcaaaattactTTGGAAGATGCACCGGAC TCATGTATGTGATTGAGTTCCAGAAAAGAGGATTACCTCAGGCTCACATGTTAATTTGGATACATCTTGTTGATCGTCCAAATACGATAGAGCAGATTGATGATTTGGTGTGTGCTGAAATCCCGCATAAGGAAACTGATCCGACCAGGTACAATGCTGTTAAAAATTACATGATACATTGGCCATTTGGACAGGATTTTTCGTATTCTCCATGTATGTCGGATGGAAAATGCGGTCCTTATTTCCCAAAGAG GTACAATGGTCACACATTCTTTGATGACTGTGGATTTCCTGTTTATCGGAGGAGAATGATGGACATGATTGTTGAGAAGAACAAACAACAACTAGACAATCAATTTATTGTACCTTATAATCGTGATCTGTTACTACGCTTTCAGTGTCATGTGAACTTGGAAATCTGCAACAATTCTCGCTCGTTGAAATATTTATTCAAGTATTGTTTGAAGGGACATGACACAGCTACAATGATGATACGAAGGAAAGAAGGATTGCCTTTAAATTTAGAAAAGGGTAAAACTATTGACGAGGTGAGACATTTTCTGGATGGTCGTTACGTTTGTGCATCCGAAGCTGCCTGGAGATTATTAGGATATGATATTCATTATCGTTATCCTTCCGTTGAGCGTTTGCCTGACCATGTAGAAGGAGGCAAAAATGTTACCTTCAATGTTAATGACACTTTGGAAGAAGTAGCAAATAAGGCATCAAACAGGAAAAGTAAGTTAGAAGCATGGTTTGTGGCCAATAAAACTATTCCCGGTGCTCGGGATTACACTTACCAGGAGTTCCCACGAGGTTTTACTTGGCTACATGGGCAGTCTAAGTGA
- the LOC141703684 gene encoding uncharacterized protein LOC141703684, with protein sequence MLLLCNKVATSFRDLRTINGRIYNTYKEAYEALGLLKDDNQWHSTLRENAESGMPFQLRSMFVHILTNCPVADPLKLWTDNWKFLSHDILYNKRKKSGNVELKLSDADLENYKLAEVEKLLNGVGKSLKDFPNMPYPEDIYMHSTTNRLIEEETRYDKNQQFEEHSKNFQSLNSEQLEVYNSVLEALNKGEGGLFFVYGSGGCGKTFLWKTLCRRLRSEGKIVLLVASSGIAATLLPNCRTSHSRFHIPLKLDRYSVAGIKHGCDIVELIKNTSLVIWDEAPMQHRHAFKSVDRCFLDAMASVHPRNKNILFGGITIIFGGFSANLACYSKVFVLHQNMHLGCGRNVEENQKIAEFSKWVLDVGDGKVQNIHPDNIYKDPEIIIPRKYLVEKKTNAVKDIVDVTYPDFMKNYTSMTHSYLSQDFIDTETVNDDNDYESSFPIKYLKSINIPSILKHDLKLKVGVVVMLMKNLNQIMGLCNGTRMVLTKCLKNNVECQLLTGSHAGTKLYVAVSRVTSPDGLHILIDSDNGKTCNFTANDLLNHSQNMFHQLSTLNTSSTAWRVKVRVTRMWSSLSSTDTLKAYNLIFLDAHISLGVVEDFERVKSIKTIYDDKDIVQFLITDRRYLYMVSVWADMAKDIDR encoded by the exons ATGCTTCTTTTGTGCAATAAAGTTGCAACTTCTTTTCGTGATTTGAGAACTATTAATGGTCGAATATATAACACATATAAAGAAGCATATGAGGCACTTGGTCTCCTTAAGGATGACAATCAATGGCACTCTACACTTCGAGAAAATGCAGAATCTGGCATGCCTTTTCAGCTTCGTTCAATGTTTGTTCATATATTGACCAACTGTCCAGTAGCAGATCCTCTTAAATTATGGACCGATAACTGGAAATTTTTGTCTCATGACATTTTGTACAACAAACGGAAGAAGTCCGGTAATGTGGAGCTCAAACTTTCTGACGCTGATTTGGAGAACTATAAACTTGCAG AGGTAGAAAAGCTGTTAAATGGTGTTGGCAAGTCTCTAAAAGATTTTCCAAATATGCCATATCCAGAAGATATCTACATGCATAGTACGACTAACCGGCTAATCGAAGAGGAGACCAGATATGACAAGAATCAACAATTTGAAGAGCATTCCAAAAACTTTCAGAGTTTAAATAGTGAGCAACTAGAGGTGTACAATTCAGTATTAGAAGCTCTCAATAAAGGAGAAGGAGGTCTCTTTTTTGTATATGGAAGTGGCGGATGTGGAAAAACATTTTTATGGAAAACATTATGTCGTCGTTTGCGCAGTGAAGGAAAAATAGTACTTCTAGTAGCATCATCCGGCATAGCTGCAACACTGCTTCCAAATTGTAGAACATCTCACTCTCGATTTCACATCCCACTAAAATTGGATCGATACTCTGTGGCAGGTATTAAGCACGGATGTGACATTGTTGAATTAATAAAGAATACCAGTTTAGTCATATGGGACGAAGCTCCAATGCAGCATCGCCATGCTTTTAAATCTGTTGATCGCTGTTTTTTAGATGCAATGGCATCAGTTCATCCTAGAAATAAGAATATTCTATTTGGCGGAATAACTATTATTTTTGGAGGATTTTCGGCAAATCTTGCCTGTTATTCCAAAGTTTTTGTGCTCCACCAGAATATGCATCTAGGATGCGGTAGGAATGTTGAAGAGAACCAGAAAATTGCAGAATTTTCAAAATGGGTTCTTGATGTTGGCGACGGCAAGGTGCAGAATATACATCCAGATAACATTTATAAGGATCCAGAAATCATCATTCCAAGGAAATATTTGGTGGAGAAGAAAACTAACGCAGTGAAAGATATTGTTGATGTCACCTATCCAGATTTTATGAAAAACTATACTA GTATGACGCATTCTTACCTTAGCCAAGATTTTATTGATACTGAGACAGTAAACGATGATAATGACTATGAATCTTCTTTCCCAATTAAGTATCTCAAATCAATTAATATACCTTCCATTCTGAAGCATGATTTGAAATTAAAGGTAGGAGTTGTAGTCATGTTGATGAAGAATCTTAACCAGATAATGGGTTTGTGTAATGGTACACGAATGGTTTTGACAAAATGTTTAAAGAATAATGTGGAGTGCCAACTTTTAACAGGATCCCATGCAGGAACAAAG CTGTATGTTGCCGTTTCAAGAGTCACTTCTCCAGATGGGTTGCATATTTTAATAGATAGCGATAACGGGAAGACATGTAACTTTACTGCTAAT GACTTATTGAACCATAGCCAAAATATGTTTCATCAATTATCTACTCTTAACACTTCATCAACTGCTTGGAGAGTAAAAGTACGAGTAACGAGAATGTGGTCGTCACTATCATCAACTGATACGTTGAAGGCATACAATCTTATATTTCTTGATGCTCAT ATATCATTAGGTGTTGTTGAGGATTTTGAAAGAGTAAAGTCAATCAAAACAATCTATGATGACAAAGATATTGTCCAGTTCTTAATCACTGATCGGAG GTATTTATATATGGTTAGTGTTTGGGCTGATATGGCGAAGGATATTGACAGATAG